The following nucleotide sequence is from Salinispirillum sp. LH 10-3-1.
CTAAGCCTATTATTAGACTTTGGTTAAGCGTAAATAAGAGCGCACTTCGTTCCAACCTTGCGGGAAGATGTCTTTCGCTTCTTCATTGCTTATCGATGGTGGAATGATTACGTCGTCTCCAGGGCGCCAGTCAGCAGGCGTCGCTATTCGTTTGGCATCTCCCAGTTGCAACGCATCAATCACGCGCAAAATCTCGTCAAAATTACGGCCTACCGACATTGGATAAGTCATGGTCAGGCGAATTTTCTTATTCGAGTCAATAATGAAAACACTGCGCACGGCGGCCGTCTCACTTTCACCGGGGTGGATCATATCGTACAGCTCAGCGATACTTCGATCAGCATCAGCCACAATAGGGAAGTCCAGCGTGGTGTTCTGTGTATCATTCACATCAGAAATCCATTTATTGTGCTCTTCGACGGTATCCGTCGACAAACCCAAAGGCTTAACATTGCGCGCTGTAAACTGCTCAGCGAGCTGCGCAGTCCGGCCCATCTCCGTTGTACATACTGGCGTAAAGTCAGCTGGGTGACTGAAGAAGAACGCCCAAGAATTTCCTAGCCAGTCATGGAAATTAATTTCTCCTTTGGTCGTTGCAATGGTGAAGTTGGGTGCGGTATCACCTAAACGTAATGACATAGTACTTTCCTCTCATCTTCTGATGGTGCTGCACTGCAGCGATGGACACACTATATTAGAATTTTAATTATTAGTTTATATTAATATATCTATTCGTTCAGTAGTGAAAGGCTATTGCCATTGAAAAATTCATAGTTAGTTTTGAAGGCAGGGCTTACCGAAAGTACTCGCCCGCACGCTCGGGCTGGTACAGCACCTCTTCAATACGCACATTGAGAACCTTACCGCCAGACTTTGGCCATTCAATCTGGTCGCCTTGCGACAAGCCCAATAAAGCACTGCCTACGG
It contains:
- a CDS encoding peroxiredoxin, giving the protein MSLRLGDTAPNFTIATTKGEINFHDWLGNSWAFFFSHPADFTPVCTTEMGRTAQLAEQFTARNVKPLGLSTDTVEEHNKWISDVNDTQNTTLDFPIVADADRSIAELYDMIHPGESETAAVRSVFIIDSNKKIRLTMTYPMSVGRNFDEILRVIDALQLGDAKRIATPADWRPGDDVIIPPSISNEEAKDIFPQGWNEVRSYLRLTKV